DNA from Stenotrophomonas acidaminiphila:
TGGCCGATGGCCCCGGACCACAGGAAGGTGACCGTCGCCAGGCCGATATGCGGATGCGGGCGCACGTCGATGCCCTGGCCGGGCGCGAACACCGCCGGGCCCATGTGGTCGACGAACACGAACGGCCCGACGCTGCGCGCCTGCAGCGTGGGCACGGCGCGGCGCACCTGGAAACCGCCGAGGTCATGGACGCGGGGGCTGATGATCGTGGTCATGGGCGGGCTCCGGTACGGGGATGGGCAGGATGGCATGCGCCGCACGCGGTTGTCGGCGGCGGGACCGTAACGGACCGTTGCCGCGGTGGGCTCAGGCCGCGCCGCGGTCGCGGCGCGAGGCCAGGCGGTCGGCCAGGCGGGTGGGCTCTGGCAGGCGGTAGCGGGTGAGGCAGGCCAGCACCAGCGGCAGGCAGGCCTCCACCGAGACATGGTTGCCCGGGGAGATGAACAGCGGGTTGCAGCGCGGCTTGCTGCGCAGCACCCAGCCGACCTGGCGGCCCTTGTGCGACAGCGGCGCATGGTCGCCCCGCTGCGGACCGGGTTCGCTGTATTCGCCGACCAGCCGGCTTTTGCCCACGCCGATGCTGGGCAGGCCGGTCAGCACCCCCAGGTGCGCGGCGATGCCGAGCCCGCGCGGGTGGGCGATGCCGTGGCCGTCGACCAGCACCAGCTCCG
Protein-coding regions in this window:
- a CDS encoding endonuclease V gives rise to the protein MRFPPPADIAPAALAALRRQQVELAAQVRLDDRLSALPSRVAGVDSGFEDEGRTTRSVAVRVDGGSLQPLESTLARLPTALPYIPGLLSFRELPAVLQALAQLREAPELVLVDGHGIAHPRGLGIAAHLGVLTGLPSIGVGKSRLVGEYSEPGPQRGDHAPLSHKGRQVGWVLRSKPRCNPLFISPGNHVSVEACLPLVLACLTRYRLPEPTRLADRLASRRDRGAA